One stretch of Bremerella cremea DNA includes these proteins:
- a CDS encoding site-specific DNA-methyltransferase, protein MATNFEKLQKLLEELFQLDQADLDFGIYRIMNQKRDEVVRFLEKDLLPQVKEAFSHYQSADKATLQKELDKLVTQIEGAGMNPDESPKVQEIKQQMADSSVDVTALENEVFSHLFNFFRRYYHEGDFISLRRYKEGVYAIPYEGEEVKLHWANHDQYYVKSSEYFRDYIFTMPSGKRVRVHLVAASSEQDNKKEQAGKERRFVICKEDPIYEEAGELYIRFEYRPETGQKKQDALNQEAIEKVLNSEGFDDWVRELSKPAPTKSNPNRTVLEKHLTQYTARNTFDYFIHKDLGGFLRRELDFYIKNEVMHLDDIEHDTVPRVEQYLSKIKVIRKIAHKIIQFLEQLENFQKKLWLKKKFVVETNYCITLDRIPEELYPDIAANDAQREEWVRLFAIDEIEKDLNQPGYSEPLSVEFLKSFSHLPIDTLYFSRTFRDSLLSSLDGLDEGSTGLLVNSENFQAVNLLHTSMKGKVTSMYLDPPYNTDAGPISYKNGFRNSSWIALFDSRLQLAQSLLTASGITCVTIDDFESHNLRHLLDLTFSEENLLGVVPIKNNPAGRTGTVGFSLCHEYAFFYGASEESRVNRLEHSEKQKARYKEEDEEGRFEWTNFRKHGGVNTYRTARPRQYYPIYVSGETIRIPELEWDNVKRTYTINEEPSPDEEVLWPIDSQGRERIWDFNIQTAKANIPHLAVRKDSQGNTAVYRKWRLNSEGLLPQTWWDKSEYSAAEYGTNLLSRMFGETHSFMFPKSLHAVTDCLRVSGLRNAKDGIGLDYFAGSGTTGHAVISLNREDGGSRSFVLVEVGKYFHSVLVARMKKAAYCAEWRKGKPTTHDEGLSQCFKYIALESYEDALANLEMKRTSQQATLLEQDDDMREQYVLSYMLDVETRGSQSLLNVDSFRTPDEYKLRVERDGETKLVNVDLVETFNWLLGLTVMHIDVIRGVRVVEGTNPDGDRTLVLWRNLDEIDNEALDEWFQKQKYNTKDQEYDLIYVNGDNNLENLRRGDQTWKVRLIEEEFGRLMFDVQDI, encoded by the coding sequence GTGGCAACCAACTTTGAGAAACTTCAGAAGCTCCTTGAAGAACTGTTCCAGTTGGATCAGGCCGATCTGGACTTCGGCATCTACCGGATCATGAACCAGAAGCGGGACGAGGTGGTCCGCTTTCTGGAGAAGGACTTGCTGCCGCAGGTTAAGGAAGCGTTCAGTCACTACCAGTCGGCGGACAAGGCCACGCTTCAGAAAGAACTCGACAAGCTGGTCACGCAGATTGAGGGTGCCGGGATGAATCCCGACGAGTCGCCCAAGGTCCAAGAGATCAAACAGCAGATGGCGGATTCCAGCGTCGATGTCACGGCCTTGGAGAACGAAGTCTTCAGCCACCTGTTCAACTTTTTCCGCCGCTACTACCACGAAGGCGACTTCATCTCGCTGCGGCGGTACAAGGAAGGTGTCTACGCCATTCCCTACGAGGGTGAGGAAGTCAAACTGCACTGGGCCAACCACGACCAGTATTACGTCAAGAGCAGCGAATACTTCCGTGACTACATCTTCACCATGCCCTCGGGCAAGCGGGTCCGAGTCCATCTGGTCGCCGCCTCGTCCGAGCAGGACAACAAGAAGGAGCAGGCAGGGAAGGAACGTCGCTTCGTCATCTGCAAAGAAGACCCGATCTACGAGGAGGCTGGCGAACTCTACATCCGGTTCGAGTACCGGCCCGAGACAGGCCAGAAGAAGCAGGACGCCCTGAATCAGGAAGCCATTGAAAAAGTCCTGAACTCCGAGGGCTTCGACGACTGGGTTCGGGAGCTATCCAAGCCTGCGCCCACGAAGTCTAACCCAAATCGCACCGTGCTGGAGAAGCACCTCACCCAATACACCGCCCGGAACACGTTCGACTACTTCATTCACAAGGACTTGGGCGGCTTTCTGCGGCGGGAACTCGACTTCTACATCAAGAACGAGGTGATGCACCTCGACGACATCGAACACGATACCGTTCCCCGAGTTGAGCAGTACCTCAGCAAGATCAAGGTGATCCGCAAGATAGCCCACAAGATCATCCAGTTCCTCGAACAACTGGAGAACTTTCAGAAGAAGCTGTGGCTCAAGAAGAAGTTCGTGGTGGAGACGAACTACTGCATCACGCTCGACCGGATTCCCGAGGAGCTTTACCCGGACATCGCCGCCAACGACGCCCAGCGGGAGGAGTGGGTCCGGCTCTTTGCCATCGATGAGATCGAGAAAGACCTGAACCAGCCGGGCTATTCTGAACCATTGTCCGTGGAGTTCCTGAAGTCCTTCAGCCATCTGCCCATCGACACGCTCTATTTCTCACGAACATTTCGAGATTCACTGTTGTCATCACTCGACGGTCTGGACGAGGGGTCTACTGGACTCTTGGTGAACTCCGAAAACTTTCAAGCAGTCAATTTGCTTCACACAAGCATGAAGGGGAAAGTCACATCCATGTATCTCGATCCCCCGTACAACACTGATGCGGGTCCGATTTCATACAAGAATGGCTTTCGCAACTCTTCATGGATCGCATTGTTTGACAGTCGCTTGCAGTTGGCTCAGTCCTTGCTGACTGCGAGTGGGATAACATGTGTCACAATCGATGACTTTGAGTCACACAACCTCCGGCATCTTCTGGACCTTACTTTCTCGGAAGAGAACTTGCTGGGGGTCGTACCCATAAAGAACAATCCGGCAGGTCGCACAGGAACAGTTGGGTTTTCACTCTGCCACGAATACGCATTTTTCTACGGTGCATCAGAAGAGTCACGAGTCAATCGTTTAGAACACAGCGAGAAACAAAAAGCTCGCTACAAGGAGGAAGACGAAGAGGGGCGGTTCGAGTGGACGAATTTCCGCAAACATGGAGGTGTAAACACATATCGAACAGCCCGGCCACGACAGTATTACCCAATCTATGTGTCAGGAGAAACCATCCGCATCCCAGAATTGGAATGGGACAATGTGAAACGAACTTACACGATCAACGAAGAGCCTAGTCCTGATGAGGAGGTTTTGTGGCCAATCGACTCACAAGGTCGAGAGCGAATCTGGGATTTCAACATCCAAACTGCCAAAGCAAACATTCCTCATCTGGCAGTTCGGAAAGACTCGCAGGGGAACACCGCCGTTTACCGAAAATGGCGTCTCAATTCAGAAGGACTTCTGCCACAGACATGGTGGGATAAGTCGGAGTATTCCGCAGCCGAATATGGGACGAATCTTTTATCTCGCATGTTCGGTGAAACGCATTCTTTCATGTTCCCGAAATCTCTTCATGCCGTCACTGACTGTCTCAGGGTGAGTGGCCTCCGAAATGCTAAGGATGGAATTGGGCTGGACTATTTTGCGGGGTCGGGAACGACAGGGCACGCTGTTATTAGTCTAAATCGAGAAGACGGCGGTTCACGGAGTTTTGTTCTCGTTGAGGTAGGAAAATACTTTCATTCAGTGCTTGTAGCTCGGATGAAGAAGGCTGCGTACTGTGCTGAGTGGAGAAAGGGAAAACCAACCACACACGACGAGGGACTGTCGCAGTGCTTCAAGTACATTGCACTTGAGTCTTATGAGGATGCTCTTGCAAATCTGGAGATGAAGCGAACAAGCCAACAGGCGACACTACTGGAACAGGACGACGACATGCGTGAGCAGTACGTCCTCTCATACATGCTCGACGTGGAGACCCGAGGCAGTCAGTCGCTCCTGAACGTCGATTCCTTCCGCACGCCGGACGAATACAAGCTACGGGTCGAGAGGGATGGCGAAACCAAACTGGTCAACGTCGATCTGGTCGAAACCTTCAATTGGCTCTTGGGCCTGACCGTAATGCACATCGACGTGATCCGGGGCGTGCGTGTCGTGGAAGGCACGAACCCGGATGGCGACCGCACGCTCGTCCTCTGGCGGAACCTTGACGAGATCGACAACGAGGCGCTCGACGAGTGGTTTCAGAAGCAGAAGTACAACACCAAGGATCAGGAGTACGACCTGATCTACGTCAACGGCGACAACAACCTCGAAAACCTCCGACGTGGCGACCAGACATGGAAGGTCCGCCTCATCGAAGAAGAGTTCGGACGCCTCATGTTCGACGTTCAGGATATTTAA
- a CDS encoding SNF2-related protein, giving the protein MTTPYHAKYFAHELTRQAQPGGVDRLSMALFDACVDLNPHQIEAAMFALRSPLSKGVVLADEVGLGKTIEAGLVLCQHWAERKRKLLVICPASLRKQWALELQEKFNMSTVILDSKTYKQAVREGNGTPFASNKVVITSFHFASRFRGDIRAVPFDLVVIDEAHKLRNAYRPSNKMGQNIKWAIEDRKKCLLTATPLQNSLLELYGLSTILDDLIFGDVNSFRTQYTNAGADLNALRGRLQSFCKRTLRRQVVEYIQYTERIPFTVRFRPTDEEQKLYEAVSDFLNREETYSVPHRQRHLTALILRKLLASSSHAIASTLETMKSRLEDMRDTPKSEDDDEEFMEELIEAEELEDDYLDEILEGTTDREEEDDDQIDLPKLNEEITELTRYSQWARSIGIDTKSRSLKQALELGFAEMDKMGANRKALIFTESRRTQDYLKNFLESNGYGGQIVLFNGTNADPDSRQIITKWIEDNADSGRVTGSRPVDSRTALIEHFQNEATVMIATEAAAEGVNMQFCSLVINYDLPWNPQRIEQRIGRCHRYGQKHDVVVINFLNERNEADRRVHELLAEKFNLFNGVFGASDEVLGQIESGVDFEKRILAIYEKCRTTDEIDAAFKQLQEEMDETIQSKMDETRQMLMEHFDEDVHARLKMRLDDARANLDRIGRQFWTLTKVVLDGHASFCDDTLTFELREAPLSTCRPGTYHLISKTRQNVPGDFLYRLSHPLGEWSIDQGKQAETPVAKVTFDVTNYPMRVSVVEALKGKSGWLTLQYLTIDSFDREEYLLFSAMDETGKSLDQETCQKLFHCAAQVADSSDLPPELTDRLKKEAGRHAEATITHSLEGNNALFNEERERLEKWAEDMVVAVEKDLADTKAQIKAVRRQSRLATTLDEQNDLQQKLRDLEKKQRKQRQQIFEVEDEIAEKRDDLIDGLQQRMTQKTHSTHLFTIQWEVA; this is encoded by the coding sequence ATGACCACGCCTTACCACGCAAAATACTTTGCTCACGAGTTGACCCGGCAGGCACAGCCGGGTGGCGTGGATCGTTTGTCGATGGCACTCTTCGACGCCTGTGTCGATCTGAACCCTCACCAGATCGAGGCGGCGATGTTCGCCTTGCGAAGCCCACTCTCGAAGGGCGTCGTTCTGGCGGACGAGGTTGGATTGGGCAAGACAATCGAAGCAGGTCTGGTCCTCTGCCAACACTGGGCCGAGCGAAAGCGGAAGCTGCTGGTCATCTGCCCGGCCAGCCTGCGAAAGCAATGGGCGCTGGAACTTCAAGAGAAGTTCAACATGTCCACGGTGATCCTCGACTCGAAGACGTACAAGCAGGCTGTCCGAGAAGGCAACGGCACTCCGTTCGCAAGTAACAAAGTTGTCATCACGTCGTTCCACTTCGCCAGCCGGTTCCGGGGGGACATTCGTGCCGTTCCTTTTGATCTCGTTGTCATCGACGAAGCACACAAACTTCGCAACGCCTATCGGCCCAGCAACAAGATGGGGCAGAACATCAAGTGGGCCATCGAGGACCGGAAGAAGTGCCTGCTCACGGCCACGCCCCTCCAGAACTCGCTACTCGAACTCTACGGCCTGTCTACGATCCTCGACGATCTGATCTTTGGCGACGTGAACTCGTTTCGGACCCAGTACACGAATGCCGGGGCCGATCTGAACGCTCTTCGTGGCCGACTGCAATCCTTTTGCAAGCGAACTCTCAGGCGGCAGGTCGTCGAATACATCCAGTACACTGAGCGAATCCCCTTCACCGTTCGCTTTCGCCCCACCGACGAAGAACAGAAGCTCTACGAAGCGGTCTCAGACTTCTTGAACCGGGAAGAGACCTACTCGGTTCCCCATCGTCAGCGTCACTTGACGGCGCTGATCCTGCGAAAGCTGCTGGCCTCGTCGTCGCACGCCATTGCCAGCACGCTGGAGACCATGAAGTCCCGTCTGGAGGATATGCGTGACACTCCCAAGTCGGAGGACGACGACGAGGAGTTCATGGAAGAACTGATCGAGGCCGAGGAACTCGAAGATGACTACCTCGACGAGATTCTCGAAGGGACCACAGACCGAGAAGAGGAAGATGACGACCAGATCGACCTTCCCAAGCTGAACGAAGAGATCACCGAACTCACTCGATACTCCCAATGGGCACGCAGCATTGGCATCGACACCAAGAGTCGGTCACTCAAGCAGGCTCTTGAACTTGGCTTCGCCGAGATGGACAAGATGGGTGCCAACCGCAAGGCCCTCATCTTCACCGAGTCTCGACGGACGCAGGACTACCTGAAGAACTTCCTCGAATCGAATGGCTACGGTGGTCAGATCGTCCTGTTCAACGGGACCAACGCTGATCCTGATTCCCGTCAGATCATCACCAAGTGGATCGAGGACAATGCCGACTCGGGGCGGGTCACTGGCTCCCGGCCCGTCGATAGCCGCACCGCTCTGATCGAACATTTTCAGAATGAAGCCACGGTGATGATCGCCACCGAAGCAGCGGCGGAAGGCGTCAACATGCAATTCTGCTCGCTGGTCATCAACTACGACCTGCCTTGGAACCCCCAGCGAATCGAACAGCGAATCGGTCGTTGTCACCGCTACGGTCAGAAGCATGATGTCGTAGTCATCAACTTCCTGAATGAGAGAAACGAGGCCGACCGGCGAGTCCATGAACTGCTGGCCGAGAAGTTCAACCTGTTCAATGGAGTCTTCGGTGCCTCGGACGAAGTGCTGGGCCAGATCGAGTCGGGAGTTGATTTCGAGAAACGCATCCTCGCCATCTACGAGAAGTGCCGGACCACCGACGAGATCGATGCCGCCTTCAAGCAGCTTCAGGAAGAGATGGACGAGACCATCCAATCTAAGATGGATGAGACCCGGCAGATGCTCATGGAGCATTTCGATGAGGATGTCCACGCTCGACTGAAGATGCGTCTTGATGACGCTCGTGCCAACCTCGACCGGATCGGTCGCCAGTTCTGGACCCTGACCAAAGTTGTGCTGGATGGTCATGCCTCCTTCTGCGATGACACGCTCACGTTCGAGCTTCGTGAGGCACCTCTGAGTACATGTCGGCCCGGAACGTACCACTTGATCTCCAAGACACGGCAGAATGTCCCCGGCGACTTCTTGTACCGCCTGTCGCACCCTCTGGGGGAATGGAGCATCGATCAGGGCAAGCAGGCCGAGACCCCGGTTGCGAAGGTCACGTTTGATGTGACCAACTATCCTATGAGGGTTTCCGTCGTCGAAGCCCTGAAAGGGAAGTCCGGCTGGCTCACGCTCCAGTACCTCACCATCGATTCCTTCGACCGGGAGGAATACTTGCTCTTCTCGGCGATGGACGAGACCGGCAAGTCACTGGACCAAGAGACCTGCCAGAAGCTCTTCCATTGTGCGGCCCAAGTTGCAGACTCCAGCGACCTGCCCCCGGAACTGACTGATCGTCTGAAGAAAGAAGCAGGCCGACACGCCGAGGCGACGATCACGCACTCACTCGAAGGTAACAATGCCCTGTTCAACGAAGAGCGTGAGCGGCTGGAGAAGTGGGCTGAGGACATGGTAGTAGCCGTCGAGAAGGACTTGGCCGACACCAAGGCTCAGATCAAAGCGGTGCGGCGACAGTCACGCTTGGCCACCACGCTCGACGAGCAGAACGATCTTCAACAGAAGCTTCGTGATCTGGAGAAGAAGCAACGAAAACAGCGTCAGCAAATCTTCGAGGTGGAAGACGAGATCGCTGAGAAGCGTGACGATCTGATCGACGGCCTCCAACAGCGAATGACCCAGAAGACCCACAGCACTCACCTCTTCACGATCCAATGGGAGGTGGCCTGA
- a CDS encoding helix-turn-helix domain-containing protein encodes MQFGERVRELREARKLTQKALADRLGVSVSYISKVENEKLHFGDYPSEKFIHKLASELEADEDELLLLSDRVPPALRQRICERPDVFRVVAEMNEREMDQLVERFRRKS; translated from the coding sequence ATGCAGTTTGGCGAGCGAGTTCGTGAGCTTCGAGAAGCCCGGAAGCTGACTCAAAAGGCGTTGGCTGACCGGCTGGGGGTGAGCGTCTCGTACATCAGCAAGGTCGAGAACGAGAAGCTGCACTTCGGCGACTACCCGTCCGAGAAGTTCATCCACAAGCTGGCCTCAGAGCTTGAGGCGGACGAGGACGAGTTGCTGCTTTTGTCCGACCGTGTGCCGCCTGCGTTACGGCAGCGAATTTGTGAACGCCCAGACGTGTTTCGGGTCGTTGCCGAAATGAACGAACGGGAAATGGATCAGCTAGTTGAGCGATTCCGCAGAAAGTCGTAG
- a CDS encoding tetratricopeptide repeat protein: MSMTTPRIVSDDIRAFCQSLVAGSTALFVDFVQVDGAVPDECFDNVDLLVTNQGGRPLLGWTIWEWEGALLEAEFHAVWEDDDGNLVDPTPKADGEQRILFLPDRSASDHGGVTPSRHYPLQEWDEVTEYIAACNDISGVQMRFYPNIPADEWIPVIQRRERCADALNRRTSEEATRQASQQELMTGVALSEDDAQRRSESNPVDIEARTAHARYLASNGDFNAAFQVLLESARQSQQVANDLGDTFRLLFTICDDPTLVNETRREWSRWLY, encoded by the coding sequence ATGTCAATGACAACGCCTCGAATTGTATCGGATGACATTCGGGCTTTCTGCCAGTCGCTCGTTGCGGGTTCCACGGCTCTGTTTGTTGATTTTGTTCAAGTCGATGGAGCAGTTCCAGACGAGTGCTTTGACAACGTTGATCTGTTGGTCACCAATCAAGGCGGTCGCCCACTACTCGGATGGACGATCTGGGAGTGGGAGGGCGCTCTTTTGGAAGCAGAGTTTCACGCTGTTTGGGAAGACGATGACGGAAACCTTGTTGATCCAACTCCGAAAGCTGATGGCGAACAGAGGATTCTCTTTCTGCCCGACAGATCAGCCTCCGATCACGGTGGAGTGACACCAAGTCGCCACTACCCACTTCAGGAATGGGACGAAGTAACTGAGTACATTGCGGCGTGCAATGACATTTCGGGAGTGCAAATGCGTTTTTACCCAAACATTCCCGCAGACGAATGGATTCCAGTAATTCAGAGGCGAGAGAGATGTGCGGACGCATTAAACCGGCGAACTTCAGAGGAGGCCACCAGACAGGCCAGCCAACAAGAACTGATGACAGGTGTTGCACTCTCCGAGGATGATGCTCAGCGACGATCCGAAAGCAATCCAGTGGATATTGAAGCACGAACTGCTCATGCACGGTATCTCGCATCCAACGGAGATTTTAATGCCGCTTTCCAAGTCCTGCTTGAGTCAGCAAGGCAAAGTCAACAAGTTGCAAATGATCTGGGTGACACATTCCGACTTCTATTTACCATCTGCGACGATCCTACCCTTGTGAATGAGACTCGCCGTGAATGGTCCCGATGGCTTTACTAG
- a CDS encoding alpha/beta fold hydrolase, translating to MNGPDGFTSDMLKILFLHGWTSVPGGRKPTFLKDAGHDVLNPALPDDDFDEAVRIAQTEFDQHGPDVVVGSSRGGAVAMNINVGNTPLVLLCPAWRKWGTATTINPKSVILHSRADDVVMFADSEELVTNSGLPSESIIEIGGDHRLADPEPLRTMLMACEFASLSKNWYTIYQWGRTARVGYTEVMSSLMLAWYSQISLVESNLRQSNFRLEDHRGQAKLQTDIAQFTEKRFCRALYNRSNVSQLGKVIDYEVPLKGTQGAPHGDIDLLAEATGEVLLIEAKKPESNESILKAILEAFVYSSLVSTVRQTFLHEFSLPSNLIVVPVVLTFRVAASGRQLDNIQAFPRLRRLVRELNQSLAERAVEPLRFLFVENEQDELSTCLTTIQESNGDVKVVFRDGFVPRITEVPLSLDH from the coding sequence GTGAATGGTCCCGATGGCTTTACTAGTGACATGTTGAAAATCCTCTTCCTCCACGGCTGGACTAGCGTACCGGGCGGTCGCAAGCCAACGTTTCTGAAGGACGCCGGGCACGACGTTCTCAACCCCGCTCTGCCCGATGACGACTTCGATGAGGCCGTCAGGATCGCTCAGACTGAGTTCGACCAGCACGGACCCGATGTGGTTGTTGGCTCTTCCCGTGGTGGTGCCGTGGCCATGAACATCAATGTGGGAAATACCCCATTGGTCCTCTTGTGTCCGGCGTGGAGAAAGTGGGGCACGGCTACAACCATCAATCCAAAATCGGTCATCTTGCACAGCCGAGCAGATGACGTAGTGATGTTCGCCGACTCTGAGGAACTCGTCACGAACAGTGGTCTTCCTTCCGAGTCGATCATCGAGATTGGCGGCGATCACCGCTTGGCCGATCCCGAACCGTTGCGGACGATGTTGATGGCGTGTGAGTTTGCATCACTATCGAAGAACTGGTACACGATCTACCAGTGGGGGCGAACGGCACGGGTCGGTTATACGGAAGTGATGTCGTCTTTAATGTTGGCTTGGTATTCACAGATCAGCCTTGTGGAATCGAATCTCAGGCAATCCAACTTCCGGCTAGAAGACCACCGAGGACAGGCGAAACTTCAGACTGACATTGCTCAGTTCACAGAGAAGCGTTTCTGCCGTGCGCTCTACAATCGGTCAAATGTATCCCAGCTTGGAAAGGTGATCGATTACGAGGTGCCATTGAAAGGCACACAGGGTGCGCCTCATGGCGACATCGATTTACTCGCAGAGGCCACGGGCGAAGTTTTGCTCATCGAAGCCAAGAAGCCAGAATCGAACGAGTCCATCCTAAAGGCGATTCTCGAAGCCTTCGTTTATTCGTCGCTCGTCTCAACCGTCCGCCAAACCTTTCTTCATGAGTTCTCGTTGCCCTCAAATCTCATCGTCGTCCCAGTTGTGCTGACTTTCAGAGTCGCTGCATCGGGACGACAACTGGACAACATCCAAGCGTTCCCACGACTGAGGCGACTCGTGAGGGAACTGAATCAAAGCCTTGCGGAACGGGCGGTCGAGCCGCTCCGGTTTCTTTTTGTCGAGAACGAGCAGGATGAACTTTCCACCTGTCTGACTACAATTCAAGAATCGAATGGAGACGTGAAGGTTGTATTTCGAGACGGATTCGTGCCGAGGATTACGGAAGTCCCTCTTTCACTGGATCACTGA
- a CDS encoding ArdC family protein has product MPSQTDIRQQITDQIIAALRSGNLPPWKKPWKSLNGPHRNVVSQRSYSGVNPLLLEISSQRFDFTSSLWGTFRQWKELGGKVKKRPAEVKPGAWGTTIVFTKPVTKTKTDSDGTESEDKYWILRTYTVFNLDQVEGPFDHLRTTVNEQASTFEQFEQADELIEATGADIRNGSQAAYIPSGDYITLPPKESFDSAADFAETAFHELAHWTEPPHRLNWDRKGEGYAMGELRAEIAACYIATELCIPHSERLDKSAAYVQHWLRSLENDNRAIFRASSQASRAADYLLSFVRSPEDQPAPSESQVGTC; this is encoded by the coding sequence ATGCCAAGTCAAACCGACATTCGCCAACAGATCACTGACCAGATCATCGCCGCCCTTCGTTCTGGCAATTTGCCGCCGTGGAAGAAACCTTGGAAATCGCTGAACGGTCCTCACCGCAACGTCGTGAGCCAACGCAGCTACTCGGGAGTCAATCCACTCCTCTTGGAGATTTCGAGTCAGAGATTCGATTTCACGTCTTCACTTTGGGGCACCTTCAGGCAGTGGAAAGAACTCGGCGGAAAGGTAAAGAAGCGTCCCGCCGAAGTGAAGCCGGGTGCGTGGGGAACTACCATTGTCTTCACCAAGCCGGTCACGAAGACGAAGACTGACAGTGACGGCACCGAGTCCGAAGACAAGTATTGGATTCTCCGCACCTACACGGTCTTCAATCTCGATCAAGTTGAAGGTCCGTTCGATCATCTGCGAACCACGGTCAACGAACAGGCCAGCACGTTCGAGCAGTTCGAGCAGGCCGACGAACTGATCGAAGCCACGGGTGCAGACATCAGGAACGGATCGCAAGCGGCGTACATTCCGTCCGGCGACTACATCACGTTGCCGCCGAAGGAGTCGTTCGATTCCGCCGCCGACTTTGCCGAAACCGCCTTCCACGAGTTGGCCCACTGGACCGAGCCGCCCCATCGCCTGAATTGGGACCGCAAGGGCGAAGGGTATGCGATGGGCGAGCTTCGAGCGGAAATTGCGGCCTGCTACATCGCCACCGAACTGTGTATCCCGCACTCAGAACGTCTCGACAAATCCGCCGCCTACGTCCAGCACTGGCTTCGTTCTTTGGAGAACGACAACAGGGCGATCTTTCGAGCCAGTTCTCAGGCCAGCCGTGCCGCCGACTACCTTTTGTCGTTTGTTCGCTCGCCGGAAGATCAGCCTGCTCCCTCTGAGTCGCAAGTAGGCACCTGCTAG
- a CDS encoding Holliday junction DNA helicase RuvB C-terminal domain-containing protein, with protein MSNHNVNDVKPTSLNRMIGQSAVIEQVRVALDASHMDGQKFPNALMVGPPGVGKTQLCHIIAAEMASDVHECLGSTLSNASDLFALLLAAKDKDVVYIDEIHSAPKKDIFVTLLLAIDQMKVVLSGKNRSPQSLPLANFTLLLSTTEEYLVPRPLSDRCMLLRLGYYSNEELTTLLLNRVRSLGWDIHEEILPQIAQRSRGTPRLGLRLLQSCFRCCRSEGESTITTRHLLRACELEQLDELGLGPTEQQYLGIVAEGPTRLNVIASRIGLPSRTVSEVTESFLIRAGLIGKDEQGRRCLTEAGHRHLSESQ; from the coding sequence GTGTCGAACCACAACGTCAACGACGTGAAGCCAACCAGTCTAAACAGGATGATTGGCCAGTCCGCCGTCATCGAACAAGTTCGTGTGGCCCTCGATGCAAGCCACATGGACGGACAGAAGTTCCCGAATGCTCTCATGGTGGGTCCACCCGGCGTCGGCAAGACTCAACTCTGTCACATCATCGCCGCAGAGATGGCAAGCGACGTTCACGAGTGCCTCGGCAGCACGTTGTCGAATGCCAGTGACCTGTTCGCTCTGTTGCTGGCGGCGAAGGACAAGGATGTCGTTTACATCGATGAAATCCATTCTGCTCCAAAGAAGGACATCTTCGTCACGTTGCTACTTGCCATCGACCAGATGAAGGTTGTGCTTTCGGGCAAGAACCGATCTCCGCAGAGCTTGCCGCTGGCCAACTTCACACTGTTGCTCAGCACGACCGAGGAGTACCTCGTCCCGAGGCCGTTGTCGGATCGGTGCATGTTGCTGAGGCTTGGGTACTACAGCAACGAAGAACTCACGACGTTGCTCCTGAACCGTGTCCGGTCACTCGGCTGGGACATCCATGAGGAGATTCTGCCGCAGATCGCTCAACGATCTCGTGGCACGCCTCGGCTCGGGCTTCGCTTGCTCCAGAGTTGTTTTCGTTGTTGCCGTAGCGAAGGCGAGTCCACGATCACGACGAGGCACCTGCTTCGTGCATGTGAGCTTGAACAACTCGACGAACTTGGGTTGGGTCCGACCGAGCAACAATACCTCGGCATCGTGGCCGAGGGTCCGACTCGCCTCAATGTGATCGCCAGTCGGATCGGTCTGCCGTCACGCACCGTGAGCGAAGTCACTGAGAGTTTCCTGATCCGTGCCGGACTGATTGGCAAGGACGAGCAAGGGCGGCGCTGCCTCACCGAAGCAGGCCATCGCCACCTGTCTGAATCTCAGTGA
- a CDS encoding helix-turn-helix transcriptional regulator has translation MNEVQKAAVSVSEMARIVGLSRARFYQLLSDGVFPKPKYDDSTNRPYFDEEAQAECIEVKRRNVGINGKVVIFYASRHPLTGQPKRPAKPKAKTKPTSEYTDLIESLSCLGLSATAQQVEAAVAECFPDGIQKLESGEVVRAIFLHLKRQESK, from the coding sequence ATGAATGAAGTTCAGAAAGCCGCCGTGTCCGTCTCGGAGATGGCTCGCATCGTCGGGCTAAGCCGGGCACGCTTCTACCAGTTGTTGAGTGACGGCGTGTTTCCGAAGCCGAAATACGACGACTCAACCAACCGCCCGTACTTCGATGAAGAGGCGCAGGCCGAGTGCATCGAGGTGAAGAGACGGAACGTCGGAATCAACGGCAAAGTCGTGATCTTCTACGCTTCGAGGCACCCGCTAACCGGGCAGCCGAAGCGACCAGCGAAGCCGAAGGCCAAAACAAAACCGACCAGCGAGTACACCGATCTGATCGAGTCGCTGTCGTGCCTCGGGTTGTCGGCGACCGCCCAGCAGGTGGAAGCCGCCGTCGCCGAATGCTTCCCTGACGGAATCCAAAAATTGGAATCTGGGGAGGTGGTCCGGGCGATCTTCCTGCATCTGAAACGCCAAGAATCCAAGTGA